gtcaacagcagctcccagacgcgtgtaacagggctaaactgtgcggcagctcacacagatgattcagcggtaagcgcacttgctggcagagccaaactgggaatccaaagcagccctgaaaaaaTTCTATccagagtgcgctggatcttgtgtatggtttaatatatattttacagaagGCTCACTAAGaggttaagacacacacacacacacacacacacacacacttactaatgacaagctcattgacacatgctcactaacacacaagcagtaccattttaacagcgttaagggcccctgagcccttcctacacaacaactcacaggaattttACTTATTGATAGACTGCcgagtctacacacacacacacacacacacaagcatatcaaggctacctgttgctgggggtcaggcagCCATATTCTGACCTTTCCAGCAGCAACATGGTCTGCTGCTTAATGGCGGGGCTTATGTGCAGAGCTttgttggggggcggggcctgtgccagggagcctgtcagtgctccctgcaCCCACAGACAGCACTCCGCACCTTCCAGCTcctctgtcctgcattccctccCTCTGGCTGTAACAcactgttacagtccgagggaatagaatgtaaacacatggccagcaagttgctggcatttgggggcacAGCTTGATGtagggggccatgccccccctaGCGATGCAACTGATAGGTGGAAATCCTACTCAAATAAGCTTGGATGAAATGTTACCTTGAGGTATTAAGAGAACTAGAAAGGTATACCTCACGATTGCCCTAGTAATTTAACCGAGACTTCATAAGCCTAAATCGTATTCCTAGAACCGAGAGAGCCTACAAGAATTCCGAGAGTCTATATGCTGCTCTGTTGAAGTAGTGGTCAAAGCTTTAAATTTGTGACCAAACTTTTCAGTCAGTCGATTTCTCTTCCCATTGCTTAATCCATGCTTTTTGAAATAAAGTCAGAGTAGGGACTACCTTGTTACATGGAtgaaagaaaaatacacaaaacagaGGGCAGGTCTCAAGTCAAGCTCCACTTCTGTTGAAGTCCAAGTTTCCTACCCATTGCCCCACTCAACAGTCTTCCATTTTTACAGATACCCAGTATAACTGGCTTCATTCGGATCAGTAGTGAGTTAGAATGAGCTTGTGCCAGACAGGTATGAAGTTACTGCCAGGCTAtagaacaggggtcctcaaactccagcccccatatgttgctgaactacaacccccatgattctttgaattacataaatagccagagaatcatgggagttgtggtttagcaacatctggggggccgcaatttgaggacccctgctataGAAGATGGTGCTGGTAAGAAGATCCAGCAGCACAAAAGCAGATTTAATAGTAAAATGGGGCCACGTACCAAATACATTTGAGGTTACTGCGAAAATAGCTCACTCCACAGTAAGTCTGTGATAGAAGTACTTTAAGGAGGCATCTAGACAAAAACACACCACATAGGCCTTCAGAATTCAGTCTCATTTTATTTGCAATTCTGGTGAGAAGTAACCATTTGCTAGATATTAATTCATTGCAAGTTATACTGGATCTTAGCATTACAGCAGATTACTTGTTCTTAGTCCTCACTTCTCCTCACTCCCAGCCAAGACACGACAAACCTCATCAAGGAATGGTTTCCACACGGCCGCCATCTTGTCATTAAATTCCTCTGGAAAGTGTTTGCTCAGAACGGCTATAATACACCCACACATGAGCTGTAGAGAAATGACATTGTTACATCATATTTAATGACACTATTTCAATGACAATAAACAGATGTTTTGGATTGTTAGAACCCACTATACATAGACCAACGGTTATTAGACAGTTTTGAAATGTGCTTAATTTATTTTCATCTGATCCAGGCAAAGCCAGTTCCTTATGGTGGATCACTTCATATTAGAGATATTAAATGGAATGTGGTTCCAACCAACTGACATTTGTTCACAAGTCTATACGGATGCCATTGTTGGCAACAGTTTTATTAGCATTTTGCTGTAAATTGAAGCTTTGAGCAGAACATGGTCCAAGCCCATTTTGTggtattcaagggacactattgCCCTAGTTACAGTTTAGGAGACTGGGTCCCCACTGCAATGGGTTTCTCTCTTACAGTGCTGTCTTTTTCCCCCAGACATAGAAATGGATGACCGGTCATTACAATCCTGTCCCAGAGCAAAGCTGGGAGGCCATGTGCATGTACAGCAAGCCACCACattttttccatgagaccatCTGGCAGTAAGAGGAGTTTTACGGTGTCATCTCATGGGAAGTACCCGAGACAACCACAAAGCATTTACACCCCACAATGAAGAGCCTGTTCTGTAGATTGAAGCTTCCAGCTGCAGAGACATGGCCTCCAGACTGCTCCATTAAAGGATGTGGTATCCGTATAGGTGCCTAAGGTGTACCCTCTAAATGTGAGCCAGTTACTGTAAACAATGTTTCTCAATCTGAGATTTTTCCTGGCTACATTCCAAGATCTGCTTATACAGTGTGCACTGGGTGTTGCCAGCTACATTGACTATAGAAAATGTGTGCATCTTCACCTGTCTATGCACTGCCCCCCCATCTTTAAGGTCTGATAACATCCAGATATGTTGGAGACACACCCATCATTTCGTTATGGAAATAACCAATTCAGAACAGATTGCCAATAGGCAGACATCATTTCACCAATTCTTACCTCGTAGAGATCCCGTGTCACATGGATTGTATTCACGTGTAAGTCAGTGAGGGTTGTCATGGATTCCTTTAGTTTGTCGTAGTTTTTGATGGCATCACCAATAGCATGCATTATCTTCCCTCCATGAGCAAGCATATCGGGAGAGTTTTTGGATATATCAAACTTCTCAAAGTATTTAGCAGCTTCTTTGGAGGAAGTGGTAAGGCTaagggaggaaagaaagccaggCAACATGAACACTATATCCTACCACTGTCCAAAACAGACATTTAACATTACAAGTTAAGAGAGGAGTCAGCCAAGTTGGGTATTCGGTTAAAAACCCTACAAGATCAAATTCATTTTAGGAAGCTGTAAAAGGATTTCTAAATACAAAGTGTTGCACTTCAGACAGGAAGCGTGATGCTTCTAAACTAAATGGAAGTCGCCACATTGGAAGCAGAGTACCATGACAGACAAGTGTATGGCTCTGGGCTATGATGAACAGGGTTACCCCCAGATGACAGTTGAGAATCGGACTTTTAAAGGCTAAGCCACTGCTGAAGTGTATAGTTTTAGGTCACTGTTGAGTAGATGTACCTCCAATGAAAACAAGCATGCAGTGAGTTATGCATTTTTGCTCTTTGGTAGATTTCTAAAcagcttgcaatagctgcagcctttgcaagctgccCTGTCAGTCCTTAAGTAGACAGCTCCCTAATGGGAACCAAGTAAGGAACTACTAAAATCCCCCCCCCTTGCGAACCCTATACAAGGTTTTAGGAGTTTGAACAAAGTGCCCATGGAAAAAATCCTTTTCGTTATTTGTACAATTTGTTCATTACTGCATTCTGCAGTTTGTTATCTGGACCAATAGTCAATTTCTCATCTGAATTGCAAGTCATCCAAAACAAAGAGGCTCACGTCTAGTATCCATTATAAGCTAGGACCAGGAGCATTCAGTTGGATTTTATTCCCAGTGTACATCttcaacatgtattcctaacactatatagtgCTACCCCTATTTAGGAGTCATTGTCTCCTCCCTTGCTGCAGCCACCCCCACCTTACCTGCTAATATCAAGATTGATATCGTATCCAAtccttccccatagggaagcattggaaggttagtgcgcatgcacagcaagtcaCAACTCTGCACCAGTAAAATGCGCTCTACAAGCAGcatttgatttaaagggacactgcagtcaccaaaacaacttcagcttattgaagcagtgttggtgtatagatcataaaaCTGAAGTCCAGATTGAGAAGTTTATCAAAGAGCtacagtgaatatatatatatatatatatatatatatatatatatatatatatatatatatatatatatatatatatatatatatatatatatatatatatatcagaatgaGTAAACTCCATCTTTTTCAGATATCTGGAGCAACATGGCATCTTCCCTACCCTAGCAGCATGGCACTCACAGAGGGAATATATCTTTAAGAAGCTGGAAGAGCCAGACTGACAGCCAAGCATACTGCCGTACTGCCCAACATTACAAATAGATGGTTGTTTTTGGTTTATGCAACAAATACAGAAAGGGAGCCATTATTGATTTAATACTAAATGGAAAGTTTTGCCAAAATGTTTGGCAGAAATAAAAACCAAGCAAAATCCATCTCCCCTCCATATACCATTACCTAGCATAGTATACACAATTAAAGATTTACACAGATTCCCCATTTATTACCTGTCCATAGCCTCCGCTCCCAGTGTTTCAGCCTTAGGAGCAATCTTTTCCCATAGAGACAGAACCAGCGCCTTCTCAATGTCTGTCAGAGTCATACTGCACTGTGAGAGCTCCTGACCCAGTGAGAAGGAGAATGGGAGAAGGAGAATGGAATAAGGAGCCCTTTCCAATGGACCTGTTATAAGGGATCCCAATCAGCTGTGTCCATTAGCAGAACCTGTGTGATGATTTATTTAGATATGGAACCCTTACCAGCAGCCTGTGGCTCTAACAGCTGGGATCCATCTTATTATATCAGGATTTAGGAACTCAGCAAGTCAGCTACAAAACCTTAATGCTTTGCCACCAAATCATGAAATGTGAATTTCTACGACAGAATAAATGAAATATTCTGCattacagtgttatttactaaagggagattTGTCagacattcaaagtgaatttcaaatttaaggccaaagctgCCAAACTGGGAACATTCTccgagtcagctatgcttccaggtcTTCGGCTAGTTTGGCCTTAAAGATGAAattcatttgaaatttactttaaaattccTGATAATTCAAACTTTAGTGAATAGACTGAATTAGGATTAATAAATGTGTTCATGGACACGTATCACCCCACGCTGGGTTATTAATTACAGtggtttgaagtggttatggtgcctggagtctctaTGTGCATTTTGCCTTGAAACActgtcagaggtgtaactccacctccagtctTGTCACTAATGCATCACTTGCCAATCCAAAGCCAGAGTTCTGGGCTAGCGATACACCGAATGTCTCATCATTGGCAGGATCTGCGTCTGGCTCTGCGGATGTTGTAAGTTTGCTGCAGAGGAGACCCGGCACTTGTAGaacggtttgccccattaccgggGAACGGTGTCAGATTACCTCTCACATCATAATTACTGCAGCAGGCTATAAGGGTTCTGATACTTGGTGTTACCCATTTATAGAAGTTACATCAGCAAATAAACTGTTCTCTGACTGCCATGAAGGAGTATAGGCAGTGCCCttctttatttttcaagtaaaatttAAATGAAAAACGTTTTAGGGAATAACAAAGACATCCTTTTCCAATTATACACCAAACACAGTTCTATTTATTCTAATAGCTATTGGCCTGAACTAGGTCGCTCTAGGTAACTAAAAGTAATCTCAGTATGAAGACAAATCTTGATCCTCTTTTAGTGTAGTTCACATAAACAGAGAAATGATCCGGTCACTCCAAAATTAAataaggcaattttattggacccaagtgTCCAGCTGGGTCCTGGCCCTTGGTCCGGTTGCACCAAAGATGTGCTTATGGTAGAGTGCAGAtccattttttgttattattaataaacacCTTTATCGACCCATGGTTAGTATTTGGATTGACTATATCATTATTGGGGAGGAAGAAAAGAAGACAGGTATAAAACTAAGCAACAGGAAATGAAAAATAGGTAAATTATTGAAATGGAATCACTCTGCAGTTGATGCTACAGTCAGAACAGTCAGGATGTGCACTCGAGAGGATACAGGAATAAGGCACAGGAGAAACTTTGTACTCCACCAATACAGTACTAGAACAGGTTGTATTGATCTTTATTTGTATGTGGCATTGTGATGGGTTTTCAGAGTTGCCACCTTTTTTAATAAGAAAACAAGCAACGCATCAGTGACCTTTATCCATATTCTACATAATAGTTATATTTCAGATTATGGGGGAAGACATAGTGTTCGCTCTACTCATATTGATAAGTGCTTTCAATCCAAAACCAGGAGTTGTTAGATGTCTATTGTGACTTGAACATTATTAGCTATATGTTAGGAAACatttccaaatataaaaaatgtaaattatgtaaAGAAACGTCCAGGTCAGCCAGATCGAGCTTGATATCGTTGGCATACAAACCAAATATACAAACATGGAATTGGTCATTTAATAAGGGTGTTGGGTCCAATCGAAAGTACCAGCGCTTTTTCAAAATAAAGTCGTAAAATAGAAATGTGGCAACCTTAACCGGAACCATCTGGAATTTTAAAGAAACAAGATTTTAAGTCGTGTGTTAGTACGGATGTTGATTGGCGTTAGCAGAGTAACGTGATGGCACTGATAAAGCTTTAGGAAAACATATCTCTACACAACATCTTGCGAGAACCTCCGGTGAATCCTAACAAGAGCCTTCTTGGCATCCAGTAACAATAGGATCtgcagttgttctagtgactatattatccctctaaatttgaaattcactatgattTCCCCTTTAAATCTCACTTTAGGGAATAACTGTGTATATCTTCTATTAAGTCCTGTTATAGACCAGGATAACACAGCGGTTTTATTAGGTATGTGTGTATCAACTCTTATAGCCTTTATAAGTACAATGTTCACACCCATTATTGTAACCGTAGCTCACCTGTAGCTGCAGTTTATTTGTTTAGATATAATTTTTTGTAGATTGGAGTTCATTTCACGCCTCTACCTGTGATGAAGTTGCTCATCTGTTTTTGGTCCCAAATCCTTGGACACATACAAGTCCCTTCCTACAGTTCCATGAATTCTATCCCATATATACAGATGATGTAACAATCCATGAAAGGCCCTTAGACGTCTTATTTCTCTAGCTGTAACCTCTAATGAAGTCAGATACTGGATGGCCAACTGCACGGAAAGTTATCATCCCATTATCTACTAATCATATAGACCCCTTAAACCTGTACCTACAAAGCTTGTAGAAAATGGCGGTTACATGGGGTTATGTTATGCAAAACCATCAGTTATGGATTCAGATAACTAATCTTAATCTCGTCTCGCAGCGTTATCCACGAGCCATAACGGCCACTGTACACACTACGTCTTATGGTGTTTGTCTGGAGTGACACATCCCAATTGGCTATGTTGTACGCCTGTTTCAGGATATATTCTGTATCTGTTCATATACCTTCAAAATGTTTACACAAATCTCTATTTTTGCCATTTACATAGCACCAACAGaatctgtagcactttacaatattgggggggggaggaaaaataggaaattaaatatgaaaattacaagaaaacgtacaggaacgatcagttgaagaggaccctgctcaaatgagcttacaatctataagaGGCGGTGAAAAACaatgtggagtgaagcagagaatagagtgcaagagacaggtatgtgaggtggaggttactctgggaggccagaagcttttttttttttttttttttttttaaccccttaaggaccaaacttctggaataaaaggaaatcatgacatgtcacacatgtcacgtgtccttaaggggttaaaggcactagTTAATGACTGAAAACTAGGgaagtctgatggtggtaggcaggcttcTATTTAAAACCGTTGAAAGGGAGTTCAGAATTGCATGATATATTCATGACCCACATGTTATTCTAAATTTTAATAAAGTGAATATCCCTCTCTACATGGCCTCAACTTACTGGGCTTTCACCTACTGTCTGACAGTCCACACCGTTGCCATGTCTTCTGTGTGCGCCATTGTTTACAAATCATTAACAATAACCCTCAGTTAtcaaatgtgtatttatttataaattaatttctgTGCCCCACCAATATCACGTTCTCTAAAATGCTTTGCCTGTTGTGTGCTACCCACAAACAAAGTCATGTAGTTCTTAATGCCGCTTCAAATGACCGCCTTCTGAAGAGGGTCATTCTGTACCCAGGAGATAGAGCGGAGCTTACGGTTTAGTAATTACAGTACACACCTTAActcgagagaaaaaaaaacctgtggtGCATTTATCAAATTGTGTACATTCATCTGATAATGTGAATGTGACACACTAAaatgaaaagaggaaaaaaaaaaacaaaaaaacacacacagatccCCTTTGACTAGGAAATCAGTAATATCTAATCTGGCTTATAATTTAAGGGATTCTATAAGTGCCAGTAATACAAAGctgagcacaaaaaaaataaaaaaattataaaataactatACTGCTCCTGACACAAATTGCCCTTTAAATTACTGACTAGTTTATAATTTATACAtgcaactgaagaaaaaaaaaaaaattcccaataGATTTACTTATAAACCCTGCTTGTTAAATTCCCAAACAGGTCTATAATCCAAGTTAATTTGCTACCAGTATGAGTGTTCTGTTGCTACCATATTGTTTTCTCTTCATTCTGTACTAAAAGGGTGTAA
This region of Pelobates fuscus isolate aPelFus1 chromosome 2, aPelFus1.pri, whole genome shotgun sequence genomic DNA includes:
- the LOC134586037 gene encoding hemoglobin subunit alpha-3-like isoform X1, whose translation is MTLTDIEKALVLSLWEKIAPKAETLGAEAMDSLTTSSKEAAKYFEKFDISKNSPDMLAHGGKIMHAIGDAIKNYDKLKESMTTLTDLHVNTIHVTRDLYELMCGCIIAVLSKHFPEEFNDKMAAVWKPFLDEVCRVLAGSEEK